Part of the Spinacia oleracea cultivar Varoflay chromosome 5, BTI_SOV_V1, whole genome shotgun sequence genome, GAGGCTATATACGGACATTATTTTGAATAATTGATAGTCCTTAAGTAGCCGCCTATGATATCCCTTTTCCACAAATTCCATCTTTTATGACTGCATGAATGACAAAACATCTTGACTTATATAACCTCTTACTAGTCTTCAATTCGTGCATAATAATTCCATGTAGAAACGTATGTATATACTTCTCCCTTCcctctttaattttatttatctcACTCTCGAATCTCGATCTATCTAGCTAGCTACCTCATATGGAGAACATTCATATGTCTTCTCCTTTtacatcaacatcaacatccATTCCCAATTTTCCTTTTTCGACAACCGTGCCGATTCCTCACAtgtcttcttcatcttcttctttcatTGATGTCTATAAAAATGGCCTTCTAAGGACGAGGACGATGACAACGACAACGACAACGACAACGACAACGGCGGAGATGGAGAGGGAGAGGGATTTtgagcataataataataataataataataataataataataataataatgggaAAAGATTAGGTCTTGAATTTGATGGTGGATTCAAAGAGAACAAGAAGGATAATAATAGCAAAGAGAAGAAATTGAGGAGGCATAGGTATGCATTTCATACAAGGAGTCAAATTGATATACTTGATGATGGTTATCGTTGGAGGAAATATGGCCAAAAGGCAGTCAAGAACAACAAATTCCCTAGGTaacttcttattttattttattttcacaaattaatcaaatattTGATCTAATTAGGCTCGATTCTGTTCACCTTCTTTCCATTcatttcaggaaaaaaaaaattaaggatcgaccaatataatttataactaaaataagttatgaTAACTTTACTAGACGAGTTCAGATACATtcgtttagataagttcaaaaAAATTATGTGGAAATCGAGTAAATAAAATACATCCTtaatcaactaattaatcatttGCAATGTTGGTGTACACATCACGTACGTGTTTATGTAGATGTATGTTGTTGTCTCCCCCAAAACATGAAATTGGATTCACAATATACTACTTCGTATTATTCTTCATAATGTAAACTTTTTTGAAGCAAAATGAGTAAACAACTTAATTTGGTTATGTAGTCATTTCAAATTTACTATACTAATATTCGAACAAATATGTAATATAACAACTAAACTCAATACTTAATTCAATTAGCTAGTAAAATTCAGTTCTAATCTTCAAAATTCAGTAACCATAACTAATAATACCAGTTTTAattgtaaaaattataaaagggcATAATTGATCACTTTTTATTGTTAATGCTCGAAAGAATTGTAAATAAGGTCATAAATCAATTCTAGAAAAATGTTTATGTACACATGTTTTTTACGAAATACGTAGGGTTTTtggtattttttctttttcacccTCGGACGAGCCACAAAGGAAATATAAATTGAAGTACAAAGCCGGTAATTTTCAATATTAATCACTAGACCAATACCTCTTTGCTACCGCCTGAGATTCGTGAATATTCGCGGaacatttttctatttatataGTTGTTGTTTCGatgtaaaaaaaagaagagtAATGCTTTTGAATTTCCTTTATAAGTTAATACACAACAAAAGTAGAACTATTAGCCGGTTAATTTGGCAATGGAAAATTACTAacttttaatttgttttattttttctagGGAAAATTAGCAACTTTATACTATAATTAGAGTTGTTTTATTTGCACAAATCTAATTGGATTTCATAAAAAtaagtcttgtatctcatgctAATCTCCTTGAATAATGCGTGCTATCTAGCTTGAAAATGATGGCTTCTAATTATATCATGTCAAGAGGAAAATGAAGAGAGCTAGCAAATCAATTAACTTTGTATTTGGCATAATATGCATAATCAGCAATATTCATCATCGACAACCTATGACTTGGATGTGGCTTAATAAGATTTTGTCGTGACTGAGAGTGTATTCTTTTCACTTGAAAACTTTTAACCTTAACTAAAATTTACTTGGACCAATAGCACATATTTGTCTATACGAttaaaatatactccctccgtcccggaatacttgacctgttttccttatcgggccgtcccttaatacttgacctgtttctaaaaatggaaatattctaacaatattatattatttctcactccacctctattaacccacctacccctactccatacaaaaaataattaaaaattcaacccctactctcatttcccactaactacattaaaataataccccactataaactactacctattaaattaaataagtcaattcaagtcccttaaactctgtgccggtcaaaccgggtcgagtattccgggacggagggagtactcttGTTATCCCTTATCTAGTTATCTTAACTTTACGTAGTACAAAATTTGACATATAGTTTGGTGGATaaatctttattgtttaaaaacTTGAGGTTAAGGATAAGGGCGGAAGCCGCGGAATCCGGAAATTATACATAGAGGGAGCCAAAACTTAACATATACTCTCTCAGTATTTTTCAGGAGTTGCACATA contains:
- the LOC110804641 gene encoding probable WRKY transcription factor 56, with amino-acid sequence MENIHMSSPFTSTSTSIPNFPFSTTVPIPHMSSSSSSFIDVYKNGLLRTRTMTTTTTTTTTTAEMERERDFEHNNNNNNNNNNNNNNGKRLGLEFDGGFKENKKDNNSKEKKLRRHRYAFHTRSQIDILDDGYRWRKYGQKAVKNNKFPRSYYRCTYGGCNVKKQVQRLTKDEEVVVTTYEGVHTHPVERSTDNFEHILKQMQIYVPP